CTTAAAAAGACACCCACCCAAAGTGTCCAGCAGCAACGCTTTCAGGCATTGATGCGCAGCGTAACCAAACAATTGCAACTACCATGGAGTGTAAAGTCGTTAGCGGCCGAGTTGCATATATCAGAGCCCCAATTTTATCGGCTATGTAAAAAAGAAACCGGTAAAACGCCAATGAAGTTGCTTACCCACAGTCGTATGGAATATGCCTGCTATTTGCTGCGTTACACTCACTATAGCTTAGAGCAAATCGCTGATACGGTGGGATATGCCGACAGTGCCAGTTTCGCCCATCGATTTAAGCAACTCTATCAAGTTAGTCCGGGTCGATGGCGAAATAGTAACGACAAGAATCACCAGCATGACGAATAAATCCCTTGCACTATAGTGCTGATTTCGTAAACTATTTCCACGCTCAAAAAGGAAATCCCAGCCATTAATTCGTTGAAACACAAACTTTGTTATGTTCTTTGCCTGACGTTGTTGCTGCAGGGCGGTTTGCGCTTGCTGTTGAATGGTCAGCAGTTAGAGCAGTTGCGTTTGCAAAGTTTCAATGACATTGAGCTTATCTGTACGGGCAAAGAAATGAAGTGGATTTCGTTGTCACAGAGTAACCAATTTAATCATTTCGTGTTTGTTGATGCGCCTGAAGAAGCCTCTGAGTTTCCCATAGAAAATTTGTGTCCTGATAAGGTCATGTCAGATTTCAAAAACGCTCTGGCCATGCAAAGTCATAGTGTGTTGAGTCAGTTTGTCAGCTATACAGCCAGATTAGAACGATTGGCACAGCAGCCTTATACGGCCTATCCCTATCAAACAGCGCACTCCCGCGCCCCGCCTGTTTTTGCTTGAACATTAAATCCTAACGTTTTGCCAGTGTGAGCTGGTATCGAGAAGTTTTGTGCGCGTAAGCGCCTCAGTTCAAGAGAACAACAATGAAAAGAAACAACATTTCAATGGTATGTAATATTGCCGTTATCAGTGCTTTTAGCAGCATTTCTTTGGCTGTATATGCCAATAGCATCGAAAAAGTAGAAACGATTGAAGTCCTTGGTCATCAGCAGAGCACTAAAATAGATCTTGATATTCAAAGGCTAACTGATAGCTCAACAGATTATCGAGATAGCTTGAACCGATTACCCGGAATGAGTGTGAATGGTAACGGCCCTGTCTCAGGTATCCCACAATATCGGGGGTTGTTTGGTGACAGATTAGCGATAAGCATTGACGGCGCACCCATCGATGGTGCAGGTCCAAATGGGATGGATCCACCGCTATCTCATGTGGTATCGAAACCTGCGAGCAAACTGACCTTCTATCGCGGAATCGCTCCGGTTTCAGCAGGTGTAGAGACCCTAGGTGGGGCGGTTAAAGTTGAAACCGATATACAGCAGCGATTCTCAACCAAGCCTAAAATTGCTGCACAGGCCAAGATGCAAGGAACTGATCAAGGCAGTGCACGACATTACACTGGGCAAATTGGCTACTCTTCGGATAGGCTTTTTGCCAGTTTTAATGGTTTGCAACAACAGCGTGACCAAGTTGAGGATGGACGCGGCCTTGCAGTGCCAAATAGTTTTTACAACCGTTCTGGTTTTGGCTCTGAATTAGGCGTTCGTAACGGCCAGCATATGCTGCATGGTGTATATCAGCGTATTGATACCAATGAAAGTGGTACTCCGGCGCTGGCGATGGACATTAAATATATTGATGCCGCTTGGTATCGACTCAATTACACCTACTCTGGCCTAAATGTGGCAGGTTCCGACAGCCAATTACAACTCAAAGTCTATGGCAACAGCAATCAACATGGTATGAATAATTTTGAGCATAGACCACTTAGCTCGCCTCTAAAGGCTAGGCTGAATACCGTAGACAGCATCGCTCGGGGTTACGAAGGGGTATGGCAAAATACGCTAGACATTGGGGCGTTAACAGCAGGGCTAAGTTGGCATAATAACCAGCACAATTCAGTCATTACCAACCCGCTAGTGGGAAGTTTAAATATAAACAATTTCAATCAGGTTGAGCGCACCCGCAAAAGTGCCTATCTAGAATGGGTAACTGAAACTGAATTAGCGGAATTGACTTTGGGCAGCCGTTTTACCCAGGTGGATATGCAAGCCGGTGGTGTAGCGAATAGTATGGCTATGATGAATCCAAATCTTGCGGCACTGGTGGGGCGCTTCAATCAATCAGAACGGGACCTTCACTTTTCTTTCGCGGATGTCAGTGCTCACGCACAGGGCTCATTCGATGGCGCTTGGCAATGGCAAGCCGCGATAGCACAAAAGAATCGGGCCCCAAGCTATACAGAATTATATGTATGGTTGCCCCTAGGTATTTCCGCGGGTTTAGCCGATGGTAAAAATTACTTGGGTAACCTTGAGTTAAACCACGAAACTAGCCGCCAAGTCGATCTAGGTGTCAGTTATTACAGCGATGCCCTGACTATTGCTCCAAGAGTATTTTATCAAGCTGTTCAAGATTATATAGTCGGTACTCCTTCAGAAGATCCTTTAGCCAATATGGTGTCGACCATGATGAGTGGTGCTCAACCGCTACAATGGCAAAATACCGATGCGACTATTTGGGGAGCCGACATACTTGTGACAGCGCAATTAAGCGACAAAATCGACTTGGGTATGACTGCCAGCTGGGTGCGTGGAACCCGAGATGACATTGATCAACCCTTATACCGCATTGCCCCGGCTAGCTTGATGACCCAATTACATTGGCGTAATCAGCAACTGACGGTATCCATAGAATCACAGCTGTTCGCAGCGCAGCATCAGGTATCGCAGCTTCAAAGTGAAACACAAAGTGCAGGCTATGGACTGATTAACTTGTCTGGTGAGTATCGCTTTAACAAGCATATTAGTTTGTCTTTGGCAGCCAAAAACCTATTTGATAAGGCCTATCAACCTCACCTTGGTGGCGTCAATCGGGTGGCCGAAACAGATGTGCCTGTGGGAGATCGGCTATATGAAACCGGTCGCGAGTTGAGCGCTAGTTTAACCTTGGTTTGGTAGTGTTAAGCGGATTGGACTAGGTTGTCGAAAAAGCAGCTTAGTCCGCGTCTCTTAGTATGGTAAAGGTGTCTCGGTTAAAATGTATAGGGTTTAGCCGAGACACAGAATTTTCATCGGGCTAGCCATCCCATCAAGTATTGGCTCTGAGCTTGTTAGTACTGAGCTAATGTTGCATGTAGGTTGTGCAATATGTGTTTGCGAAAGCTAAGATTCATCAGCCTTTCCCCAAAATAGCACTGCTATTAAGTACTAGATTGCGCTCAAACATCCACTTACCTGTATGCCAATTGGAAGGTGTTAACAGCGTAATCCAGTGTGCTTACTAGAATGTAAATCTTACATCCCAGTTGCAAAAATCACGTGGTACTACAGCGTAACTGATTTATTTTTATTCAAATCTGACTTTTTTTGGCGGATTTTTGCGCGGAATTTGTTGGCATGCCTTTTGTAATAAGTATTTCGTGATTGCCAAGACGGCAACAACTCAATCTTTACTAACCTATCCAAATTTAGGGATACCGAAATAACACAACAGGAGAATACAATGAAGAAACTTTCATTAATCACATCACTAATGGCATTAGGCGCGCTTCCAACCCCAGCGGCAGCTCAATCTGTAAATGACGCAGACGCTATGGGAGCTTACCTGGGCGCCAACTATGGTTACTTACGTGTTGATGGTGACGACGATTTTGATGATGACAAAGATGCATACCAGTTTATTGCTGGTTACAGCTTCAATGAATATTTCGCATTAGAAGGAAGCTATATCGATTTCGGTAGCTACGGCAATAATGTCAGCAACGCAGATACAGACGGATATACCTTTGGTTTGGTTGCCGGAATGCCACTTTCTGAAACTATCGGACTTTATGTCAAAGGTGGTCAGCTTTGGTACGAAACAGATTACACAGTGCTAGGTGTGCGTGATGATTATGATGACAAAGGCTTGTTCGCTGGTGTTGGTTTGAGCTTCAAACTAACGAATAACTGGTCAGTTAAACTAGATTATACTTTGTATGATGTTGACCTAGATGCTGGTGAAGCGGTTGATGATTTTGATGATGCCAACTTTTCAACAGA
Above is a window of Aliiglaciecola sp. LCG003 DNA encoding:
- a CDS encoding TonB-dependent receptor, producing the protein MKRNNISMVCNIAVISAFSSISLAVYANSIEKVETIEVLGHQQSTKIDLDIQRLTDSSTDYRDSLNRLPGMSVNGNGPVSGIPQYRGLFGDRLAISIDGAPIDGAGPNGMDPPLSHVVSKPASKLTFYRGIAPVSAGVETLGGAVKVETDIQQRFSTKPKIAAQAKMQGTDQGSARHYTGQIGYSSDRLFASFNGLQQQRDQVEDGRGLAVPNSFYNRSGFGSELGVRNGQHMLHGVYQRIDTNESGTPALAMDIKYIDAAWYRLNYTYSGLNVAGSDSQLQLKVYGNSNQHGMNNFEHRPLSSPLKARLNTVDSIARGYEGVWQNTLDIGALTAGLSWHNNQHNSVITNPLVGSLNINNFNQVERTRKSAYLEWVTETELAELTLGSRFTQVDMQAGGVANSMAMMNPNLAALVGRFNQSERDLHFSFADVSAHAQGSFDGAWQWQAAIAQKNRAPSYTELYVWLPLGISAGLADGKNYLGNLELNHETSRQVDLGVSYYSDALTIAPRVFYQAVQDYIVGTPSEDPLANMVSTMMSGAQPLQWQNTDATIWGADILVTAQLSDKIDLGMTASWVRGTRDDIDQPLYRIAPASLMTQLHWRNQQLTVSIESQLFAAQHQVSQLQSETQSAGYGLINLSGEYRFNKHISLSLAAKNLFDKAYQPHLGGVNRVAETDVPVGDRLYETGRELSASLTLVW
- a CDS encoding porin family protein; this translates as MKKLSLITSLMALGALPTPAAAQSVNDADAMGAYLGANYGYLRVDGDDDFDDDKDAYQFIAGYSFNEYFALEGSYIDFGSYGNNVSNADTDGYTFGLVAGMPLSETIGLYVKGGQLWYETDYTVLGVRDDYDDKGLFAGVGLSFKLTNNWSVKLDYTLYDVDLDAGEAVDDFDDANFSTDLKQASIGVQYLF